TGTCAACTATCGTATCCGTCAGATTGAACCTGTGACCATGTAGTAGACGAACGTGAAGAACGCGAACCAGAGCAGGGTTCTGAGGAAAATCTTGCTATAGATGTCCTTGACCGGTGCCATTGCATGGAACTGCCGCTCGGCGCGAAACAGTCGTTGCAGTGGCGTCTCGTTTCGATCGCTCATTGGAGTACGTGAGTGGTAGGCACGGTCCATAGTTACCTGTTCCGGAGAGAGCGCCGCAGCACGGTACTCGAGACGCGCCGGCTCGTCCCGACCAGCGGTAACCTTCTTACCGCGAGCCGACACACAGTGGCGTATGAGCACGATCTTTACCCAGATCGTCGAGGGAGAGATTCCCGCCCGAATCGTGTACGAAGACGAGACCACGGTCGCCTTCCTCGATGCCAATCCGCTGGCACCGGGACACACGCTCGTCATTCCGAAAGACGAGTACGAGCGGCTGAACGACGTTCCGGCCGACGTCGCGACGGATCTCTACGACACAATCCATCGGCTGGTCCCCGTCGTCGAGGACGTCGTCGACGCCGACGCGACGACTGTCGCGTTCAACAACGGCGAGGAAGCCGGTCAGGAGGTTCCACACGTCCACTGTCACATCGTCCCGCGCTTCGAGGGTGACGGTGGCGGCCCCATCCACGCTATCGCGGGCGAAGTACCCGATCTCGACGACGACGAACTCGACGCGATTGCGGCGGATATCGAGTCCGAGGCCTGACTCACCGACAGAGCTCCCGCCCAGCGAACTGCAACTACCGACGCCGAACTGTCCCTCCAACCACCGACTCACACTCGACCACCGAGTCGCATCCACCGCCCGTGACTCTTTTCTCACTCCGGCGTAACTCTCGGCACAGATGAGCACCCTCGACCGGCTTCAGACTCGCATCAGCGAGTTGCCGATCTCAGTTCCGGCGGTACTCGAGTTAGCCAGCGTCTGCATCTGCATCGGGTTGTTCGTGGGGACGTTCGTGGCGCTTGCGAGTGGGATTCCGGGGGCAGAGAGTGGTGCAGCTGGGACAGCTGGAGCGGGTGGAGCAGCTGACGCGGCGGACGCGGGCGATACAATCGGCGGGAGTGGCGGAGCAGAGCTGCTGTGGCTCGGAATCATCGCCGTTGGCGCTGCGTTCGTCGTTTTCTGGACAGCGCTGGTGCCGCTGGTTGAGCGGGTGTACTACTAACTCCTGACCGGTTGGTTTTGGTGAATCGCCATGTGGTACCGAGTTGAGCCGGCACAATGGGAGATATGGAGCGGAAAACGGCGATAGTTCACGTCCAAAATTTCCCGCTTCATCGGGACGGTCGTGTCGTTGGCTCGACCATCCTGCAGACGGTTACTCTTGAGCACCTCTCTCGCCCCACTTCGAGCGAAGCGCCGGTGGAACCAGCCACGCAGCGAATCCGTCGGGATCGGCCGCTCGTTCGGCTCGGTGTTGGGCCCACTCGAGGACAGTCAAGAGGAGGAAGAACCCGCCGATGAGCG
The DNA window shown above is from Natrialba magadii ATCC 43099 and carries:
- a CDS encoding HIT family protein, with the protein product MSTIFTQIVEGEIPARIVYEDETTVAFLDANPLAPGHTLVIPKDEYERLNDVPADVATDLYDTIHRLVPVVEDVVDADATTVAFNNGEEAGQEVPHVHCHIVPRFEGDGGGPIHAIAGEVPDLDDDELDAIAADIESEA